The proteins below come from a single Candidatus Angelobacter sp. genomic window:
- a CDS encoding amidase (catalyzes the hydrolysis of a monocarboxylic acid amid to form a monocarboxylate and ammonia), whose amino-acid sequence MRAIAMGSTFTSAGGAFAAAHAEKSTPVRRFEVKSFELDEMSIADLQAGMRSGKYTSVALVNKYLTRIGQIDKRGPAVNAVIEINPDALAIARSLDEER is encoded by the coding sequence TTGCGCGCCATTGCGATGGGAAGCACTTTCACCTCGGCGGGGGGCGCTTTTGCGGCGGCACACGCAGAGAAGTCGACACCGGTCCGGCGCTTCGAGGTCAAATCGTTCGAGCTGGATGAGATGAGCATCGCGGACCTTCAGGCGGGCATGAGGTCGGGCAAGTACACTTCGGTCGCGCTGGTCAACAAATACCTGACGCGCATCGGACAAATTGACAAACGAGGTCCGGCGGTCAATGCGGTGATCGAGATCAACCCGGACGCCCTGGCCATCGCGAGATCCCTCGATGAAGAACG